The genomic interval ATAACAAAAAAGAAGGATCATCCCCGAAAAACGCACAATTTAATATTTTACGAAATGACCCTACAAAAGGCGATGGTGGTTACGGCGTAGGCTCTATTTCTTTAGAGAATGTTACACCGATTATTATTGATAGAGAAACGCAAGAAGTATTTATAGATATGGGTGCCTTGCATGGTAGAAGCAAGGTGGAGCAAAAGGTCTTTTTTAAGAATGTCACGAAAGAAGAGGTGGAAGCTCTAGATCCACATAAATATTGGGTAATTTGGATTGCTCTGGACAGAAACCAAA from Niallia sp. FSL W8-0635 carries:
- a CDS encoding YwhD family protein, translated to MKNMDNKKEGSSPKNAQFNILRNDPTKGDGGYGVGSISLENVTPIIIDRETQEVFIDMGALHGRSKVEQKVFFKNVTKEEVEALDPHKYWVIWIALDRNQNGVHYSGAGACEILVAKQTKEGSRRVFGFKSMPEHVNSLDKAIKRKFALDIMDEESKQSLKKYLVDFNSEYWEKSPEKLKNSL